One segment of Rhipicephalus sanguineus isolate Rsan-2018 chromosome 6, BIME_Rsan_1.4, whole genome shotgun sequence DNA contains the following:
- the LOC119397328 gene encoding toll-like receptor 2 type-2 has protein sequence MVQGPGPPGNDHRLRKAILEEHSMIVIAVWPSKRPPKCSNCFSCTTPLELYNYDVRNVTWREDDCGPPDYYRMYAVPGLISFMIATLLVNIAYRKRWYILYALLYLKLSIKGYRRQRNGGNFLFDGFLSYHASDADWVRDVLLQKLESPPMQFRLCVAERDFIPGMEITENICRAITQSRTSLFVISREFYRSRWCMFEVSLAQHRLFESDRQDGMVFIKKDDVDESELSTLLQYLIKSRTYIQIPPDGSNETLNNLFWLQVQAALEK, from the exons ATGGTTCAGGGGCCAGGACCTCCGGGAAACGACCACCGCCTGAGAAAGGCCATCCTTGAGGAGCACTCCATGATCGTgatcgcagtgtggccgagt AAGCGCCCACCGAAGTGCAGCAACTGCTTTTCTTGTACGACGCCGCTTGAGCTCTACAATTACGATGTCCGTAATGTGACCTGGAGGGAGGATGACTGTGGTCCTCCTGATTACTACCGCATGTACGCCGTTCCCGGGTTGATATCCTTCATGATAGCTACTCTCCTAGTCAACATCGCCTACCGAAAGCGCTGGTACATCTTGTACGCTCTTCTATACCTAAAATTAAGTATTAAGGGGTACAGGAGGCAAAGAAACGGCGGCAACTTTTTATTTGACGGATTTCTGTCATACCACGCCTCGGACGCCGACTGGGTTCGTGACGTACTCCTGCAAAAGCTCGAGTCACCACCGATGCAGTTCCGGTTATGCGTCGCCGAGCGGGACTTCATTCCGGGCATGGaaatcaccgagaacatttgccGAGCTATCACTCAGAGCCGCACGTCACTGTTCGTGATAAGTCGCGAGTTCTACCGCAGCCGCTGGTGCATGTTCGAGGTTAGCCTGGCGCAGCATCGCCTTTTTGAAAGCGATCGGCAAGATGGCATGGTGTTCATCAAGAAGGACGATGTGGACGAGTCTGAGTTGAGCACCTTGCTCCAGTACCTCATAAAGTCGCGAACATACATCCAGATACCCCCGGATGGATCAAACGAGACGCTCAACAACCTCTTCTGGCTACAGGTGCAAGCGGCGCTGGAGAAGTAA